From the genome of Pelmatolapia mariae isolate MD_Pm_ZW linkage group LG12, Pm_UMD_F_2, whole genome shotgun sequence, one region includes:
- the tmc1 gene encoding transmembrane channel-like protein 1 → MVEKFFQDHERKMPRDSLITSENDSEQDADLSLQEEHESKTHRTKRRDGDRQKKKRRNERRKGGTRAAEGEEDLQAVSEKRERSKRKRAKSKQETSRRENNEEEEAQLTGGKGTKARKDIRNEKTRRMEKEEVREVDENVDKGKKKEGSTKKGKKKEDGGKQLVTEKAPDVKKKKHKKAETSSEPETRSEEDDDEEEDNNKDVVRPECLSPEELEKLKEAVDERKKLIQSLRGKPWPMKKKLVTLRESQEFVEKYEGALGKGKGRKLYAYKVLMTKKWMKFQRDFENFKTACIPWEMKIKEIESHFGSSVASYFIFLRWMYGINMILFGLTFGLVMVPEALMGRPYGSMPRKTVPRAEEASAMDFAVLWDFGGYAQYSVLFYGYYNNQRTVGWLKFRMPLSYFLVGVGTVAYSYMVVIRTMARNANESGVGDDNSFNFSWKMFTSWDYLIGNAETADNKFASITTSFKEAILEEQESHKDDNIHLTRFLRVLANFLVLCCLAGSGYLIYFVVRRSQKFALDGLENHTWWERNEVNMVMSLLGMFCPMLFDVISALENYHPRVALQWQLGRIFALFLGNLYTFIIALMDEINLKRKEEKVVKFNITMWEASLYNGTVSENSTAPPVTIHPADVPRGPCWETMVGQEFVRLIISDTMTTYITLLIGDFLRAVLVRFLNYCWCWDLEAGFPSYSEFDVSGNVLGLIFNQGMIWMGSFYAPCLPALNVIRLHVSMYLQCWAVMCCNVPQERVFKASGSNNFYMAMLLVILFLSTLPAIYTIVSIPPSFDCGPFSGKNRMFDVIHETLESDFPPWFSKVFSYASNPGLVLPFILLMVLAIYYLQSTSKSYREANVELKKKLQMQNEENKRKNKQAALKAQMDLEEARKTAQEQQRNNNASVQDQEDDTDIHGSGQRSYQEKYGCNPPPPVGGRGRQMPSSRDPGSRTYNRGIHGPSGYLPGFARQSEPRMYRVPSLQRH, encoded by the exons GTGAACAAGATGCAGATTTGTCCTTGCAAGAGGAACATGAGAGTAAAACACACAGAACAAAAAGAAGAGATGGTGACAggcagaaaaagaagaggagaaatgagagaagaaaaggaggaaCAAGGGCGGCAGAAGGGGAAGAGGATTTACAGGCCGTATctgagaaaagagaaagaagcaaGAGAAAAAGAGCTAAGAGTAAACaagaaacaagcagaagagagaaCAACGAAGAGGAAGAAGCTCAACTGACAGGTGGCAAGGGAACAAAAGCAAGAAAGGAtatcagaaatgaaaaaacacgCAGAATGGAGAAGGAGGAAGTGCGAGAAGTTGATGAAAATGTTGataagggaaaaaagaaagagggaagtaccaaaaagggaaagaagaaagaagatggAGGTAAACAGCTGGTAACGGAAAAAGCCCCAGacgtaaaaaagaaaaagcacaagaAGGCTGAAACAAG TTCAGAGCCAGAGACTAGGAGTGAAGAGGACGATGATGAAGAAGAGGACAATAACAAGGATGTGGTGAGGCCGGAGTGTCTCTCTCCAGAGGAGCTGGAGAAGCTGAAGGAGGCAGTGGATGAGAGGAAGAAACTGATCCAAAGTCTAAGGGGAAAACCCTGGCCAATGAAAAAGAAACTTGTCACTTTAAG GGAGTCTCAGGAGTTTGTGGAAAAATATGAAGGCGCCTTGGGAAAAGGAAAAGGCAGGAAGCTCTATGCATACAAAGTCCTGATGACCAAG AAATGGATGAAATTCCAACGGGACTTTGAAAACTTCAAAACTGCATGCATCCCATGGGAGATGAAAATAAAGGAGATTGAAA GTCATTTTGGCTCGTCAGTTGCCTCATACTTTATCTTTCTGAGGTGGATGTATGGCATCAATATGATCTTGTTTGGTCTGACCTTTGGCCTGGTTATGGTACCGGAG GCATTAATGGGGCGACCTTATGGGAGCATGCCAAGAAAGACTGTCCCCAGAGCTGAGGAGGCCAGTGCGATGGACTTTGCTGTTCTTTGGGACTTTGGG GGTTACGCACAGTACTCAGTCCTCTTCTATGGCTACTACAACAACCAGCGTACGGTTGGCTGGCTCAAGTTTCGTATGCCTCTGTCTTACTTCCTGGTTGGTGTCGGTACAGTGGCCTATAGCTACATGGTGGTCATCAGAAC GATGGCACGTAATGCAAATGAATCAGGGGTCGGCGATGATAACAGCTTCAATTTCAGCTGGAAAATGTTCACCAGCTGGGACTACCTGATAGGAAATGCTGAAACAGCAGACAATAAGTTTGCTTCCATCACCACCAGCTTCAAG GAGGCAATCTTAGAGGAGCAAGAGAGCCACAAGGATGACAACATCCATCTGACTCGATTCTTGCGTGTGCTGGCCAACTTCCTGGTCTTGTGCTGCTTAGCAGGAAGTGGATACCTCATCTACTTTGTAGTGCGCCGTTCTCAGAAATTTGCCTTAGATGGACTGGAGAATCACACGTGGTGGGAAAGGAATGAG GTGAACATGGTCATGTCATTACTGGGGATGTTCTGTCCAATGCTGTTTGATGTAATCAGCGCCCTGGAGAACTACCACCCGCGGGTTGCCCTGCAGTGGCAGCTCGGTCGCATCTTTGCCCTCTTCTTGGGAAATCTCTACACCTTCATTATTGCACTCATGGATGAGATCAACCTTAAA aggaaagaggaaaaggtAGTGAAGTTTAATATAACCATGTGGGAGGCCAGTCTTTACAATGGCACCGTTTCAGAAAACAGTACTGCTCCACCCGTCACGATCCACCCTGCTGATGTGCCCAGAGGGCCTTGCTGGGAGACAATGGTAGGCCAG GAGTTTGTTCGCTTGATCATATCTGACACAATGACAACTTACATCACACTGCTGATTGGTGACTTCCTGAGAGCGGTTCTTGTTCGTTTTCTCAACTACTGCTGGTGTTGGGACCTAGAGGCTGGCTTT CCATCCTACTCTGAGTTTGACGTCAGTGGGAACGTTTTGGGCCTGATCTTCAATCAAGGAATGATATG GATGGGTTCCTTCTATGCGCCCTGTCTGCCTGCCTTAAACGTCATCCGGCTCCATGTCTCCATGTACCTGCAGTGCTGGGCTGTTATGTGCTGTAATGTGCCACAAGAAAGGGTCTTCAAAGCCTCTGGCTCCAACAACTTCTACATGGCCATGTTGCTGGTCATCCTCTTTCTGTCCACACTGCCTGCCATCTACACCATTGTCTCCATCCCCCCTTCATTTGACTGTGGACCCTTCAG TGGTAAGAACCGCATGTTTGATGTGATCCACGAGACTCTGGAGTCTGACTTTCCTCCATGGTTTAGCAAAGTTTTCAGCTATGCCTCTAACCCTGGATTGGTGCTACCCTTCATACTTCTTATGGT ACTGGCCATTTATTACTTGCAATCTACATCCAAAAGCTACAGAGAAGCAAATGTGGAGCTGAAGAAAAAGCTACAAATG caaaatgAGGAGAACAAGAGGAAGAACAAACAAGCAGCACTGAAAGCTCAAATGGATTTGGAGGAGGCCAGAAAGACTGCACAAGAGCAACAAAGGAACAACAATGCTTCAGTACAGGATCAAGAAG ATGATACAGATATCCACGGCAGCGGTCAGAGGTCGTATCAGGAAAAGTATGGATGcaaccctcctcctcctgttggAGGCAGAGGACGCCAGATGCCATCCAGCAGAGACCCTGGCTCAAGGACCTACAACCGTGGCATCCACGGGCCTTCTGGATACCTGCCTGGTTTTGCTCGGCAAAGTGAGCCCAGGATGTACAGGGTGCCGAGCCTGCAGAGACACTGA